tcaAAGGAGACAGGGAGCCATTAATCTTCATATCATTTAGCTGGCTCACAGTCACTAGACAACTGTAGCCTGTTCCCACTGGATTAGGATGAAAGGGGGATTGATCACCAGTCACTCAGGTTTTTACACAAATTAACCTAACCTGTTTTTGACAAATGGAGGACATTGGAAGACCTGCAAAGAACCCACATaagcaaagggagaacatgctgtATATATTCACAATGTTGGGATCCATTTTCAAGGAGGGAGGTTGTTACAACTGCATTTTCTTATGCACTGTACCTGACTTTGACCCACTTTATTTTGAGACACGTACCCATGCTGTCCGGCTCCATAGTGACAGTGCGCGAGATGTGAGGGAAAACAGAAATGGAGTCGAGTCTGTTCTGGCGAAAGATGAAGCGGTTTCCCTGGAAGTGAAGACTGTTGATGTCTGTCTCGGAGCCCAGTCCTGACAGGTGCCATGTGACCCTGTCCCCCTTACACATAGTCAAGCCTTGGAGGTTCCCATACACAAACCCGTTGATGGCTGAAACAGAAGCCCAcaaaagttttaaaacaaaaatatgtactcAAATTGAGgaaaataatcatgaaaaagTCTAGTTTTTTGGTTTGCTTTTAAGCAGCTTGAGAATAAGAGGTTGGATCCGGTTATGTTAACatgcaacttaaaaaaaaaaaaaaaaaaaaaaaaaaaaggcatcacaTTCAGTATGAATACAAATGCCTACAATGCATCTTGTTGCTTTCAATAAAGCCTTCATCTTCCTTGTTAACAGTGGCAGGTGATGTGGTGAAGGCACGAATGGTATCATCAAGATACCAGCTCAGGTTTTCATCAAATACTGTGGCCAGCAGATGAAACTCTTTATTGTAGTTCTTCTGTAAGGTGGAAATAAAAGAAAGCGAGAAAAAGAATTCCAAACAAAAAAGTGCTGCTTAATCAAGTCaataaaaatccaaacaaacaagcatataaaaaaaaagttcaaccaCACATTACAATTTTTGGATTCAGCTGTACAAATGAAGCCATGTAGCCGTCTTCTCCTGGCAGCAGCTCCTAACCTGCGCCTCATTGGTTCTAATtttgccatgtatttaagtatGTATTACTTGTATACCAGAATCTTGGTGTATTTGCCTCGTTACATCGtcccagcgttcctgtgccaccacagtctTGCTTTTCCATATCCTTGTTTTGACGTTATTCAAcctaattttcatgtttttggatcttccCTTCTGTCATGAGTTTTTGTGCCTtatgccttcttggactgcttatctgtgtatgacctctgcctagTATTAAACCACATTCAttcctcagagtcctgcatttgggtcctaccccatgcTGCTTGCCcatgacagaacaaactggccagacatggacccagcagaTATTTTTGACCAGAGAATAAAGCCATCCGGGAGTTTCTGGCTCACTCCGTTCCCCACCTTCCGTGAGAGATGGATGGTTTTATGAGGCGGATTGAGGAGTGTTTTGATCTGGTATGGAAGAGGAGATTGGCCAACCCCCAGCCATCACTCCATTCTCTTGTCTTGTCAGCGCGCAGCCTGCTGTGACACcccctaccaccaccaccacctcactTGTGCACTTGGGCAGTGGCGTGCAACAGGCCTTCTTCTCCTCCACTTGCTCCAGCGGTGCCCACAGCAACCGCCTCTCGCTCCTGTCTCGGCGGTAATCAACCATCAGCCGCCATTGTTCTTGTCTTCACTGTTCCGCTTTGGCATTGTGACTCTCCACACGGACGTCCGCCTGAGTGGCCCCATATGGACCCTAATGCTTGACGTCCTGGCCGACCCTCTGAACTGTTCAGGCAAGCACCTTACTTTGCGTTGCCAGGTAGGCCACCAGCCTTACTGGGGTGGGTGTCTCTGacgaaataattatttaaaatataccaCAACTATTTATTTTGATAGAGAAAATAATCTGCACATTGCAAGACTGACTTGTGTTAGCATCAGAACATAACCTGGCTGTACTTTTAATGGATGCCTTCAATGTTCATGGGAGTTCTGTTTGGGGGTCACACAGTACCCACACTGGAATGAATATGTAGACAGTTGGGGTTCTATGAGAACAACTAATTTGCCATGTAGACCACATGGGAATTACTGACATGTACACACTTAAGTCATTGTCTCCAGTAGTATAATTGCACTCTTTTCGCAGGCCCTGGTGTCAATGGCGGACTTGAGAAAAGAAATTATGCAAGTATCTTAACTTGTGAAAATCGTGACAATGCAGTGAAAATGTAGGTAAAGTTGTCATGTCTCTACTATTTGTTGTAAAGCACAGTTTGAGACCTCTCCATCGCTCTTgtataaagaggaaaaaaaggaaaacggaTTCCTTGCCACAACTCTACTATCAATGCATGTATGAATACGCCTGTGGCTTTTGTAGTGTTTGAGAAGTATACCACAGATAAGTAGTCCCTCTTTCTGTTGTATGCCTTTGTCAACGGATATCCAGTCACAGTGGTTTCTTGCACCCAATCTGTCTTCTGGTCTTTCTAAATTTCTCACCAAACCTTACAGTGTGTGCtttccctctgatgagctcattttgtGTCCCTTTTATCTTCGTAACTCCCAAAGAGTATCAGAGCATCTTCACCTCTGCCACTCCTACCTCTTATGCTATTGTAAAAAGGtaacaaagaaaatcaaaattacatttagCTTTCTTTTCTTACCTGTATCCCTTTCTTAAGAGAACTAGGTCGACAAACAAGCAGTGGTCCAACCAGTCCAGAGTTAGTGTCCTTTACAGGGTCTACTCCTGAGTAGTACAGGTAGGTCAGACAGTCAGCCTCCCCTGGCACCGGTCCAGCACCCACAGGCACAAACCACTCATATGTGTGAGTCTTTCCAGGTGAAACCAGAGCAGCTGGAGGAGGAGTCACTGTCCCTGTTTATACACAAATGTAGTACATCAATGTGGAAAGTTAGAACTCCCAACAATGTAAACCTGCAATGCCTTCTATCATTTTTAAGGAGAACACACCACTTACGTTGTTCATGTTTTAGTTCCCTTAGTCTTTTGGCAGTGTAGGACTCTAAATAAGACCAAATaccatgtaaacaaacattaacaGAGGATGCTTTTCATTctcatgaaatgaaattgataGTCCAGattataataaatgttttaaccTTCTAGTTCATTGTGATAGAGAGTCCCATCTTGTtcgatactgtactgtacaccaTGTGGCTGTAGAGAGTAAGGCCGACTGGCCTTGTTCTTGAAGACCACCTTGATGGTGTCTCTCTCTTCCGCTCGCAGCACAGGACCTGAAAGAGATGAAATGTGAATGTTTGAGCTTTATTTGTAATGGAATCAGGCCAAGGTCGTTTTTATAAAGCTATGTCGTAACAGTAACCTCAACAATGGAAACAAAAGGAATTTTaaacaaagcacacacacactcacactcaagTTATTGAAATGCAGACACGTGACAACTTGAAAAATTAGTCTTACTTTAATAGTATGGTAGATATGCGATTAGTATGTTACGCAGTTTATTTATACAGTGTAAAGCCCAGTGCCGAATAGTAGATATTGTAATCCACATGCTTCTATGTATCTGACAATAAAGGTTCTCATTGTTTCATAATGTATTAAGGCAGTCAAGATAAAAGATTCTACGAGTCTAGTATCAAGTTTGTCTGCTGTAGAAATGAATTATTTACTTCATATAAAACAAGCATTCCTTGTTGAGGTTAATGTAGTAACACTATGAACGAGCTAAGATTACCCAGAATTCCGAGGTGCCACTCCACTGTGCCGCGTAGCATCTTGGTCAGAAAGGAGCTGTCAGTGTATTCCACATAGCGAACCTTCTTGTATCGACTTCCGATACGATTTGGACCCTGGGTCACGAACATGTCTGCCTCACTGGACCAAGACAGACAAGCTCTAGCTCTCCCAACCATGAATGTGTGAGCGTGTgtacatgtgcatgtgtgtgttgggtGAGGAACCTGTCGGTTGGCAGTCTAGGAGCATAGTCCCAGATTTCTTCTTCCGCGGCAATGAAGAACTCTCTGAGCTTACCATATGGACGGGGTTTGTGGACGTTGGGAAAACACTTTCTGATCTCAAATATAGCCTGCATACCACCTTAATAGATGAATGCATCACCATGCAAAAGCAATAAAAGCGAGGTGAGTGACAATTTGTAAATGATATACTGTAGTGCAGTGATGGTGAATGGATCTGCCAAACAATCAGGGGGAAAGATACAGCCCACCCATCAGATGATCATTAACAGTGCACGTCAGCAGCCAGTGTCCGGGATTGTCTGCTACCATCTCAGCTGTGAGGCTCGAGCCAGGAAAAAGACTGACAGTGTCCGTGTGGTGATTTTCGCTTGTCAGGATCTGTCCATGGAAATGAACTGAATGCATGTCCACCTGTCAGGTGAAGAAGTTGGGCATTTACAGATGCATTTGTTCCCCCCACAGTCATGGGAGTATATGTACAGTAATAGCATTGCTACTGTTGCTGTGGGAAAGTAATTGAACAGCATCATCATCTGACATACTAAGCCATTATAAATCAAAATTAACAGTGGTAAAATGAGTAATAATAACCTACAATAAATTGCCATACATAgttaaatttccattttcagcCACGTTTGTATTAGCACCGACCTCTAAACCACGATTAAGACAATACAAGAAGAGCTTCGGTCAGTCCACTATTACTGCAGCTCAGTAAGACAGGATATGAGACTCATACTTGTATTTACAGTATTCTTTAGAAGCTGCATTTTTTTGAGCATATTTTGTCAAATCATCACCATCCTAAAATCACTGAGTTACCTCATTGCCCAAGCCAATCATATACCAGTGGATCTTTTTCCCTTGGCACATACTCAGTCCAGGTAGATTTCCATACAGAAATCCATTTATCCCTGCAACACAGTTAACAGGTAGCACAATTTGAGAATATTTACAGTTGatggaaaatgtacaaaaatgggTGCCCTTTTTCTCACCATGCATTTTATTACTCTcgatgaaatcttcatcctctttcAGGCCTGTGGCCGGGTTTGTTATATGTGTCCTGATGTTGTCATCGAGATACCAGCTGAAGTTTTCATCTGAGACCATGAATATTAGTGCATACTGATAGTCTGCTGAACTGTCCCCATGTACGTCCAGAGTTCctagtgtgaaaaaaaagtatttgaacacctctgctatattgtaagtgcgccacttagaaatcatggagggtctggaattttcattgtaggtgcatatccactgtgagagagataatttaaaaagaaaaatacagaaatcacaatttatgatttttttaacgatttatttgtgtgatacagctcaaaataagtatttgaacacctgagaaaaacaatgttaatatttggtacaatagcctttttttttgcaattagagtggtcaaatgtttcctgtagttgttcaccaggtttgcacacactacaggagggatttttgcccaccattccacaaagatcttctctacatcagacaggtttctgagctgtcgctgagaaacacggagtttcagctccttccaaagattttctattgggtttaggtctggagactgtctaggTCACTCCAGAACATTGATGTGCtccttacagagccactccttggttttcctggctgtatgcttcggctctttgtcatattgaaagatccagccacgacccatcttcaatgctctgaccgagggaaagttgttccccaaaatatgcatgctccggtcattctctccttaatacagtgcagtcgacctgtcccatgtgcagaaaaacaccctcccaaagcatgatgctgccacccccatgcttcacagtagggatggtgttcttggaatggaactcattattcgtcttcctccaaacacggttagtggaattatgaccaaaaagttccattcgtagctcttttcaggtcattgacaaagtcctgtcgtgtcgtcctggggtgattcctcacgttctaaggatcattgaggccccacgaggtgatatcttgcatggggctccactccgattgagattgaccgtcatgtttaacttGTTCcactttctaatgattgctccaacagtggacctttttttcaccaagcttcttggcaatttctccgtagccctttccagctctgtggagttgtacaattttgtctctggagtttttggacagctctttggtcttggccatgttacaagtttgagtcttactgattgtattgggtggactaacaagtctttgagggtcagaattctagctgctagacaggtgttcaaatacttgtttgcagttgtagcacacaaataaataaaaaaaaaaaacaaaaaaaaaaaaaacctgtgatttctgtatttttctttttagattatttctctcacagtggagatacATCtatgctgaaaatttcagagccctccatgatttctaagtgggagaacttgcaatatagcagggtgttcaaatacttattttcttcactgtacataaaagAAGTTAAGGTTAACTGAGGAATGAATAGAAGTCATCTTTCCCCATGTTTTCGCACAttgcacatttgtatttttgatcAACAATTGGGTTTCCATTTACAATTGAAGTCTTAAACTACATCAGGCTATGTCATAGCCAGAATTTATTAGTGGACCGGTAGATTAAACAAATTATAGTGTTCAAAATGTCAAGTGTGGCATTCTCATAAAACAGACAAACATAAGAAATTAGTAGCCGAAATGTGTTTGGGCTGTGGCAGGAAACTTGCAACCAAAGAGAACCCAGACAAAATTTAACTAAAGTCCAGTACCTCTCTTACAGAGAATGAGGGGTCCTATCAATCCTGAATTTATATCTTTTGGAGTTGACACATGGGAGTGGTAGAATCTGGCCAGACAGTTGCTTTCTGTTGGTTTTGGGCTGTTGGAAGGTGGTAGGGTCCACTCATAAGTTACTGTTGTACCAGGAGCCACTGAGTCATCTCCCTTCTTCTCATGTGAGGTACCGTCTGGGTACAATGCCCCTAAGGagagaaaaacacaaagactaaaaaaaaaaaaaccttgcagtCTCAAACAAGAGCAGCCCTGCCACAAGACGCAGAAGCAAGTGAAACCCAAAAGATGTACACATCTGCCCTGTCATTTcagtaaaaacataaaaatgaaaattagaaGACACGCGATGGGTTTTAATCAAGCGGTCAAAAGGAATTAGAGATAATGAAGAATGAAGACCGTGCGTCTGATTGGCTTTGTGTATAAAATGGAGCGTACTCAAAGTTAAATATTCTGCTGGCGAACTGGGAGCTGGACAAAATTGAGTGACgtaaattgaattattttcagaGGTGATGTGGAAACATTTTGGATTTAGGACAGATGAACACCGCCATCCCAGGGACACAAATGACCTAATATGTTGAATTTATAGCAAGAAATTAACACAAATTAAAACctccaaaacaaaattaaaatacattttaaatacaacCGTCCCACCTAATTTCTTCACTTGGGAACAAAAAACACGGTGGAACATTTCCCGTCAGCTTGCTTTTATGGAACCCTTTGCCCAACAATGCCAGTTCAAACGTGAATATGGTGTGCATATGTTGCCATTGTACACAGTATAACATTAGTATTGTAAAGGGCTGTATCTGTTGAACGTTTAGACAAAGCAGAGTTTAAAGAAAAgctgcaaacatttttaaaaaaattgtgtgttttGAATCAGAGATTGCTTTGCTCTACTTTTGTTATTGATGTTGCTACTTGGTACTTTTTCATATCAACTGAAAATTAGATTGACAGCACATTGCTCATGAGGCCATTAATGACTTATTTATACCACTGTgccaatttttaatatttgtagaAGTGCAATTTTTGGGAACAGAACCTGAGTCCATCTCATGTATATTTTAATTGTTGATCTATATTATAATGTCAATGTTCATCATTCTTGGAattaaaagtgaattgttcttaaaaaggatCTACTTGAGTAATTATACTCTAATATCATACcagcagcataaaaaaaaatgatactatcgtttgttgttgtagttttgaGGAAAGTATATCACCCTGACCTTCAACACTTACATGAACTTTATtcctaaaactgccttttaccatatgaagaacatatctcgagtgaaggcttgcatgtgtcaagcagccCAGGAGAAGCTCGtccatacttttattttatctcaattagacttgactattgtagtggtcttctgactgggatccccaaaatgtcatggtcctaccggtccagccctggctgtgcagggctcctgcacacctgcgttgattaggaggcgcacacttgCGCCTCAGCTATAATGAACCCTAGTATACATATCTAGGACCCAGCAGAccgtctggctttgccagatcgttgccatccatgcctcgttcccgcacttccgcattcctgatcctgaaccaaCCTCCGCCtatcctccgaccaaccccgtaagcttgacgctcctgatactactgctcgctctgactgactctccggcatttgaccttggaatgaataaagatcttcctttaactgccttcctgtctaccgagtcgtgcatttggtgCGCCCTAGTATTCAAGTTATGACACAAAAttagcattaaacagctgcagctcgggttccgaccaaaacaaaaaggtcagagcatataactacAATCCTTAAATCTTTACACTGGCTCCCAATTAGTttaagaatagattttaaagttctgctactggtctaatGATCAGTCAATGGTTTGGGTCCTGAACACATGAAAGAGTTGCTAATTGAATACAAACGCAGCAGAGCTCTAAGATTGACTGACTCGgatctaataatggagtgcagaatccaaagcaaacatggggaAATGGCATTTAGCTATTATCATGCAAAAAATGGATTAAGTTagcaacagaggtgaggtcagccccaagtgtgagtgttttcaaatccagattaaaaacacttttttcttctcatgtGTTTTGGattacttccacttttcagtctCAAGTCAATTTGACAAGTCATTCATTCCTCACCCTCACTGCCTTTGCTGTAGTTCAGTCCATGAGGATGGATGCTGTATGGTCTGGATGCTGAGTTCCTCAGGTGGACAATTAAAGTGTCTCCCTCCTCAGCCGTCAACATTGGTCCCAGGTAGCCCAACCAGGTTTGTTTCATCACCTCTGTTGTATACGTCGCATCACTGTACTGCTTATAAACAGCCTTCTTGTAGGTGGAGCCAATTCGCTGGGGGCCTTTCTTAAGAAAGACTGCAGCTTCTCTGAAATTCAATCACACAGAGAAAATCAAGTACATGCAATATGTTCAATCCTTCTActctccaagccgcttatcctcacaagggtcacaggagagctgggccctatcccagctagcttcgtgCGAaaagcggagtacaccctgaatttatcggcagtcagttgcagggcagataaaCACCAttactgagcaggaatcgatcccacgctgc
Above is a genomic segment from Syngnathoides biaculeatus isolate LvHL_M chromosome 7, ASM1980259v1, whole genome shotgun sequence containing:
- the cp gene encoding ceruloplasmin, with amino-acid sequence MVDSVFVLFLLCYAPVCISGMRREYFLRIEEVNWNYAPSGMNRIQNHTIQEDEEAAVFLKKGPQRIGSTYKKAVYKQYSDATYTTEVMKQTWLGYLGPMLTAEEGDTLIVHLRNSASRPYSIHPHGLNYSKGSEGALYPDGTSHEKKGDDSVAPGTTVTYEWTLPPSNSPKPTESNCLARFYHSHVSTPKDINSGLIGPLILCKRGTLDVHGDSSADYQYALIFMVSDENFSWYLDDNIRTHITNPATGLKEDEDFIESNKMHGINGFLYGNLPGLSMCQGKKIHWYMIGLGNEVDMHSVHFHGQILTSENHHTDTVSLFPGSSLTAEMVADNPGHWLLTCTVNDHLMGGMQAIFEIRKCFPNVHKPRPYGKLREFFIAAEEEIWDYAPRLPTDSEADMFVTQGPNRIGSRYKKVRYVEYTDSSFLTKMLRGTVEWHLGILGPVLRAEERDTIKVVFKNKASRPYSLQPHGVQYSIEQDGTLYHNELEESYTAKRLRELKHEQRTVTPPPAALVSPGKTHTYEWFVPVGAGPVPGEADCLTYLYYSGVDPVKDTNSGLVGPLLVCRPSSLKKGIQKNYNKEFHLLATVFDENLSWYLDDTIRAFTTSPATVNKEDEGFIESNKMHSINGFVYGNLQGLTMCKGDRVTWHLSGLGSETDINSLHFQGNRFIFRQNRLDSISVFPHISRTVTMEPDSMGQFEVASPTVNQYRGGMRANYTVQKCSFLQRQGETMLHFKTYYIAAIEMDWDYSPNRTWEAEMFRGQKSPASVFLDQQGGFIGSRYKKVVYRQFTNDKFTKQVERGGDMEHLGIMGPMIHADVGDKVKVVFKNMASRPYSIHAHGVKTESPNIYHTKPGETHTYDWYVTKNTGPTTEQEECSVSAFYSTVDVAKDLYSGLIGPLVICRRSWARSLGLKKEIEEFALLMLVFDENESWYLDENIRTHIRNPRPNLKDDEDFIESNKMHAINGFVYANLKGLNMEVGDKVYWYLMGMGNEVDIHGVHWHGHSVEYKLGGGPHTTDVFQLFPATFQTVKMRPQYPGAWLLHCHVTDHIKAGTVAIYTVREKVKKRGFTG